A window of Rhododendron vialii isolate Sample 1 chromosome 13a, ASM3025357v1 contains these coding sequences:
- the LOC131315007 gene encoding probable protein phosphatase 2C 49: protein MVAEAEVVVQQSITVLDHVQYRSCSTSASCSNLQEASSPSCEPICSPKPDSADLARSQTDTRSPENTLESTVLDFVPCLRSGSFSDIGPRRYMEDEHIRIDDLSTQLGPFFGFPKPSAFYGVFDGHGGPEAAAYVRKNVLRLIFEDAKFPQTSIVDDAFLVDVENSLRKAYLSADLALADDSSVSSSSGTTALTALILGRLLMVANTGDCRAVLCRKGEAIDMSQDHRPNYASERRRVEELGGYIDDGYLNGVLSVTRALGDWDMKLPRGLASPLIADPEFRQVDLTEDDEFLIMGCDGIWDVMSSQQAVSLVRRGLRRHDDPEQCAKDLVMEALRLNTFDNLTVIVVCFTSLDHTEPSPSRQQRFRCCSLSAEALSRLRCLLDSNGTH from the exons ATGGTAGCTGAAGCAGAGGTGGTTGTTCAACAGAGCATTACTGTATTGGATCACGTTCAATACCGATCATGCAGTACTAGTGCTAGTTGTAGTAATCTTCAAGAGGCATCATCTCCCAGTTGTGAACCCATTTGTTCCCCCAAGCCCGACTCCGCCGACCTAGCCCGCTCTCAAACG GACACAAGGTCTCCTGAAAACACTCTTGAGTCTACTGTACTGGATTTTGTTCCTTGCCTCCGTTCTGGTAGCTTTTCAGACATTGGACCACGAAGATACATGGAGGATGAGCATATAAGGATAGATGACTTGTCTACACAGTTGGGGCCATTTTTTGGGTTTCCTAAGCCAAGTGCCTTCTACGGG GTATTTGATGGTCATGGAGGACCTGAAGCTGCAGCTTATGTTAGAAAAAATGTGCTCAGATTAATATTTGAAGATGCAAAATTCCCTCAAACATCCATAGTTGATGATGCCTTCCTAGTTGACGTTGAGAACTCTCTCCGGAAAGCATATCTTTCAGCTGACCTAGCTTTGGCCGATGACTCTAGTGTGAGTAGTTCTTCTGGGACAACAGCACTGACAGCTTTAATATTAGGAAG GCTTCTGATGGTGGCCAATACAGGAGATTGCCGAGCAGTTCTTTGCAGGAAAGGCGAGGCAATTGACATGTCTCAAGACCACCGGCCAAATTATGCGTCAGAGCGGAGGCGCGTTGAAGAATTGGGTGGGTACATTGATGACGGTTATCTTAATGGTGTTTTATCTGTTACCCGAGCTTTAGGGGATTGGGATATGAAACTACCTCGAGGCTTGGCATCGCCTCTCATCGCGGACCCAGAATTTCGCCAAGTGGATCTCACGGAGGATGATGAGTTCCTCATCATGGGGTGCGACGGGATTTGGGATGTAATGTCAAGCCAGCAAGCAGTTAGCCTTGTGCGCCGTGGGTTGCGGCGACATGATGACCCAGAGCAATGCGCAAAGGACCTCGTCATGGAGGCATTACGCCTCAACACATTCGACAATCTCACTGTCATTGTTGTTTGTTTCACTTCTCTTGATCACACGGAACCATCACCATCGCGACAACAGAGGTTTAGGTGCTGCAGCCTGTCTGCGGAAGCACTGAGCAGGTTGAGGTGCTTATTGGATAGCAATGGTACTCATTga